The following is a genomic window from Verrucomicrobiota bacterium.
CGCTTGCGATCCTTCTCCAGCCAGTCCAATGTTTTGTCAGTGATGACGTCCGTCGTGTAACCGGTATTTTCCCTGGTTACGGGTTCGCCATTTACATCCTTGGTGATCATGGGCGGATTGTAGTAAGGCCCCTGCCCGACCAACACGTCGTAGTGATCGTAACCCTGAGGTGTGGAACCCAAGTGCCACTTGCCCACCACCGCAGTCTGATAGCCTGCCTTCTGCAGGAGCTTGGGGAAGGTCTGCTGGTCTCCGTTAAAGGTAATACCATTGCGGAAAAATCCGTTTAGGTGATTATACTTTCCGGTTTGAATAACTGCCCGGCTGGGGCCGCAAATAGCATTGGTCACATAGCAACGTGTAAAGCGCATGCCTTCGTTGGCCAAACGGTCCATGTGGGGAGTTGAAATGCGGGTAGGATCGTAGGCGCTGAGAGCCTGCTCACAGTGATCGTCGGTAAAAATAAATACGATGTTTGGGTTCGACGGGCTCACCACAGGTGGTTGATCCTGGGCTTGAAGGCCGAGGTGGAGGCTCACCAAGGCAACCATTCCAAGTAATAATTTCTGTAGTCTCATAGTTTTTAGGGTATAATTTTAGGGTGTAGTGCTTATTCTAAATTAAAATAGGGTTCGTCGATCAATCGCTGTTTAATGCCGTCCCATTTCTTACCGGGATCTTTTACCGGATCAAACTGTGTATTTATGGTAGGGATGCCTGCTTTAATGGAAGCAAGATATTGATCAAGCAATTGGCTCATCTTCACCGTGCGGTTGGATTGGACCTTGGCAAGGTTTTCGCTTTCATCGAGATCCTTGCTCAAATCGTACAGATGGTAATCTCCCGTCTCCCAGAATTTAATGAGCTTATAATTTCCTTGGTGCAGCGACGTCGATGGCTGCCCTCCTTTTTGCAACTGGTAATGTGGGAAGTGAAATACAAGGAAATCGTTGGGACGAACCACGTCCGCATGGGGATCACTTGATACCAGCTTTGCTAGACTCCCACCTTCTATGCCTTCTGGCAATGACTTGATACGCAACCAATCGCAAATCGTTGGAAACAAGTCGTAGCCGACGGCCATATCCTTTTTTCGATCATGCTTAATTCCTGGACCGGCGATGATAAGAGGAACCCGAATTGCCCCTTCCCAGGTAGTCGCTTTCCAGCCATGCAAAGGTCCATTCACATTTCCGGGGCTAATAACCGGATACGTTCCGTTGTCCGCGATGTAGATCACATAAGTATTATCTTCGATCCCAAGCTCCTTGATCTTTGCCAAGGTCATTCCTACGCCGGTATCCAGGTCCTCGGCCATGGCCGCATGCAGGGCGTTATTGTGACGTTCTCCAGGTTTTCTGGCTTTGGCTTTATCCAACGTCGATTCGCGGGACTGGTAGGACAAATGAGTTGCATAGTGCGAGAGTTGCATGAAAAAGGGCTTCTTCGCAGCCACTTGTTTCTCCATCCATTCGTTACCCGTTTTGGTGATTGAAAAAATACGTTTCGGATTGGGATCCTTCGTTTCCCCTTCACGGTTTGATGTTTCGCCTGTGCTAGCATCATACCCGTGTTTCTCAGGACCCCCGCCATTGATGTGCCACTTGCCAAAGTGGGCTGTGGCATAATTCGGGCGATGCTTTTTGATCCATTCGGCGATCGTGATTTCTTCATCGGCGATATCATTCACGTGAGGAGGAGGTATCATTCGGTTTCCTTCAAAAAAGGGTCCACTATGACGACCAACAATGTCGCTCATTTGCAACAATGCCGGGCTCTTTCCCGTTTGGATGGAATAACGGGTGGGCGAACAATTGGGGTGCGGCGCATAGGCCTGCGAAAAAATCACACCTCGATCCGCGAGCTTCTCCAAATGGGGTGTCTTTATAAAATCGCTCTTCGATGCAGGAACATCCTTGTCCATCAAAACCGAAGTTGCCCCCCAACCCTGATCATCCGTCAGAATCAGAACAATGTTCGGCGATCTTGATTTTTGAGCTTCAAGTCCCGCTACACCAAGGAGACAGAAAATGGACATTACCCATAGTGGAATAAATTTACGCATAGTAATCATTTGAGTTGTTTTAGAGGAGAATTAGTTAACCACCAGTCTTCGCCAAGGCTACGCCGCGGCACGGCGGAGGACACTGAGACACGGAGTCTCTTACAATACGATTCTTTTGATTCCATCTTTCAATACTCTTACATTATAATTTATCAACAATCCAACTCTGCATTTCGTCAATTTCAGATAGGTCAGTAGTTGTGCTTCGTGAACTGGCAGCAATTCTTTCACATGTTTATTTTCTTCCAACATTTTTTTCTTCTCCCCATCTCCGCGCTCTCCAGCGTAGCGGGTGGTTCAATACCTTTTTTCCCGACTAAAATTAAATCAATGATTTCCGAGACTCATCCCCCTTCTGGAATGTAGTGACGTGTAAGTGTATCTAAAATCTCGGCACGGACTATGTCGGGATCGATCTTCCCGAGTTTTCGGTAAAGCACATTCCCCGCCTGATCAACAAGCACGGAATAAGGAATCGGACCAGGCCAATCAGGATCGAGGGCCTCTGCCAACGCATCGATGCCGGATCCGGTATAAATATAATTGTTGGTGGAACGTCCCTCGGCTTCGACCGATTTGCGCAACTTGTCGCTCATAATCGCGCGATGCTTTCCAAGAAATTCTTCTGCTTTCTCTTTTTGGTTTGGTTGATCCAGGCTTATGGTTACCAACTCAAATTCCCGGCGACTAAATTTGCGGGCAATAGCAGTGAGGTCGGGAAACTCTTCTACGCAAGGAGCACACCAGGTAGCCCAGACATTGATCAATCGCACTTTTTCGGAACCATTCTTTCGTAAGGCCGCCACAGCAGCGGCATCAATCTCCTCAATAATTGCCGGAATCGATTGCCACTGTTGTTCTTCTTCGACGACGTGGGCGTTGCGCTCTTTCCACTTGGTTGAGCAGCCATGAGGGCGCGTCGTTTCAACAGGCACGGGTTTACCCATCAGGAGGGCTTCAACCGCATTCCTCGCATCCGGATGTTTGACGGTTTCCGGTTCGGGGTACCGTGAGTCGTCGAAGCGGCCATTGTAGCGGAGCTTTCGGTCCTTATCAAAAATCAAAACATGGGGAGTCGCCAGGCAACCGTAGGCCCGAGCGGTAAGTTGCTTATCGCCATCAAATAAAAACGGAAACGTCCAGCCATAGTCCTCCGCGTAACGCCTGGAGTCTTCAAAGGTTTCGTCATAGTCGGTGTGACCAAATTCATCGGGCCGCAAACCGGACGAATGATTGGGGTTAATCGCGACAAAGGAAAAACTCTCATCCTTGTAGTCATCCACAAATTGCAACATCCGTCCCATCACTCCATGAGATGTCGGACAATGCGTTCCAGTAAAGTAGACGACTAAAATATCCGTGCCGCCGAAGTCGGCCAAACTATACTGTTTTCCATCCGTACCAGGCAATGAAAACCCAGGTGCCTGGTCGCCAATATTCAAGGTGGTAAACCCATCCGGCAAATCATTGGAGCTAACAGCAAAGAGCATACTGGCGCTGGCAATTAAAACCAGAAAACCAAAGAAGTGTGTTTTTGGGGTATTCATTATTATTAAGAAGATTTTGAATGGTAGGTGGCTTCATTCAGGATTCAACCCCATAAAGAGACCCATACAAGCATCGTAAGATCCCGGGTTTATACAGCTCCTATCCAGCTTGCCTGTCTATTTTCATTCAGAGGGTCGGGTTAGAGCAGCGGTATTAAGCAATTATGGGAACCAACTACCTCTTTTTAGGAAATCCGAGACCTTTTGTGACGATTAGGAAACATTTCCGCAACATTGCTGGTATAACTCACGGATGGCCCAGTATCTGCTAATTCATGCCCCGGTTACCCCATGGTCAATTTGAACTTATTGAACGTGGAACTATGAATATAAATAAAGAAAACCCCACCATCATCCAAAGTGCGATTCCCTACCTGGGGTCGTTCGGTGTCACTGCAGCCCTCTTTTTAACCCTGCCGTTAATGCAATGGGCGAGTGAACGGGATGTGGTCCTTGAACAGCCGGATCTGATCAGATATTCTATTTCAGCTCCCCCTACTCCACCACCGCCAGAGGAAATTGAGAAAGAAAAGGAGGAAGATGAGGAGATCGAATTGGAAAAGGAGATGGTCAAATTGTCTCTATACCAAATCAATATGGCACTAAACGCAGGTTCCGGTGGCATGGGTGGCACTACTTTAAACGTCGGTTCCTTTTTGCCTGACGACGGTTTCGGGGACGATTTAATTTTTGATGTCGCCGACCTGGATGATAAGCCTGTTCCAATTTACCGAATTGTGCCCAAATATCCTGCTCATTTAAAAAGGGCAGCGATCCAGGGACGCGTGTTTCTCATCTTTATAGTCGATGAAAAAGGCAATGTCGGCAGTGCACGCGTTGCGGAATCCCCGCATCCTGATTTTTCGGAATCCGCATTGGAGGCCATTCGAACCTGGAAATTTCAACCCGGCAAAAAAGATGGCAAACCAGTCAGGACCCGGGTGCGCATTCCACTGACATTCGCCATACGAAGATAATCGTTTCGTAAAGTTAAAAAGGAAGAACCATCAGCTCTGCCTTGACCGCGGAAGTCGAAGGAAGGACGGGAGAATCAAACACTCAAAAATTGAGTGACGAATGGATAGTCTCCATTCACTAAAAGAAGACTCGGCAAGGAAACTCAAAATAGGTAATTCTTTTCCAGAATCAAATACTCACCCTAGATACTTCTTCAATGAGACTTCCCCACCTAAACACTCTCCTGGTCATCCTAAGCTTTCAGCTACTTTCTGTTGCTTCAAACGCACAGGACAAAACTTCGTTTTCCTGGATTAATCCGCTGACTCAAATGGAGTTGAATGCAGCACCTGGCCTCAGCCATCATACTTATAAAAGTAAGGTCATTGGCAAGGAAGTCGGCTACTGCGTGTTCGTACCTCCAGGCTACGACCAACCTGAAAACCGGAATCACCGCTATCCGGTTATTTACATGCTCCACGGCGGAAGACCGGGAGATGAATCCAGGTTTGCGAACAGGATGCCATATATTCTTGAAGCCATTAACGATGGGAATCTCATTCCTACAATTGTGGTTTTGAATAATGGGGGTCCAGTAAGCCATTACAACGTACCAGGACGGGCTGAGGCCGTGGGCAAAGATTTGTTCGTTAATGAATTGATCCCCTTAATTGATCAAACATTCCGAACCATCGCAGACAGGAAGGGCCGTGCCCTGCAGGGGTATTCCCAGGGAGGTCGTGCAACCGCGCGAATCGGATTTGGACATCCGGAGCTATTTTCACAGCTTGTTATGGGAAGTTCAGGTGCGGCCGCCGAGAAACGCATACAAGACACTGGAGGAACGGAGAGTGAAAATCTGGTGTTCTCTCGCGGTGATGACATGTGGACCTATGCAGAAACCTATGCGAAGCATTTTAAGGAAACGTATCCGGTCGAACTCTATCTCCATGTCGGTGATGCTTTGGACTCAAACTACGAAGGGAATGTGGCTTACGACGCATTCCTAACCCGCATCGGACTCGCCCACGACTTTGTTGTCTTATCCAATCAAAAGCACGGTGGGACAGCCTACGTGCGACTACATTCCGGTATTATTGCTTTTCAGAACTACTCTTTCGAAAAAAGTTTAAAACAATAGCAAAACCCAAACAGGATAAGCGGTTGCGTAAAAAAATTCCATTCGCACTAACCCAAAACGCTAGTCGGATTCGGCTGATTGTAGGCGAGAGTTTTTATCGGAAAGCAAAATAAGTTGCCGAAATGGGAGTAGGTGATTTTTTGTTAATCACCTGTTTCTAGCGTTTGACAAACATTAAGTATGTGTAGACCAAGGATTGATACCAGAACCAGCAAAGAATATTTTTTTTGGAATTTGCCGGAAAACTCCTAGTCGAAAACGATCAACCATGAATACAATCAACAATTCTCTTCGCTACGATGCCGGGAATTTTGCCTACGGAACCTGGCGAATCCTGGACCAAAAAATACCGGCCACCATTGAGGATCTGGCTCAGCGTCTTCATGCCTGTCTCGAACAAGGTGTTACAACGCTCGATACAGCTGAGATTTATGGTGGATATCTGGTTGAGAAAGCAGTGGGTAAGGTTCTCAAAAGTCATCAAAAGCTGCGGGAAGGACTTAAAGTGGTGACCAAAGCGGGGATCGACGTTCCCTCTGCGGAAAAGCCACACGCCAACCTGCCCCAATATAACGCCACAGGTAAAAACCTTATCCATTGTGCGGAAAAATCGCTACGATTACTCGGCATTGATGCCATTGATCTATTCCTCGTTCATCGACCCGACTGGCTGACTGATCCTGAGGATACTGCGACCGGGCTCCAACAACTGCTCGACGACGGAAAAGTAAAAAATGTTGGTGTATCCAATTATACAATTCATCAGTTCGAAACGCTCGACCTTCTCCTTGGAGGCCAGCTCGCGACAAACCAGGTAGAATTTAGTCCGCTTAAAATGGCACCGCTCTACGACGGAATTTTTTCCCAGTGTCAGCAGAAGAAAATAAGACCCATGGTCTGGTCACCCCTGGGAGGTGGAACCTTGTTTCGTGATCAGGAAGGCCCGGCGAAACGACTTCGGGATAAGGTCGTGGAGTTGTCTCCCAAATACAACAATGCCACCATCGACGCACTGATTTATGCCTGGATCCTGGCGGTTCCATCTCGTCCCACAGTCATTTTGGGAACGAACAAGCTTGATCGAATTCTCAACGGAGCCAAAGGTGCAACTATTGATCTGGAGCGGGAGGATTGGTACGCCATGTGGGAAGCCGCGAAGGGCCAATCTGTTCCCTAAGCTCAAACACATATTTTTCTAAATCAGTATACTTAGTCTAATACTCCATGATCGACTTCTTAATTGTTTGCCTCTACTTTGTCATCGTTTTTGCGGTCGCGATCCGGGGCAAAACCTCCAAAGATGTCACAGTCGAAGAATACTATTTAAATTCCAGAAAATTGGGCTGGTTTTCGATCGCTTTCTCGACGATTGCCACGAATGTCCAGGGACTTCAGTGGATAGGGTACATTGGATCAGCCTACCTCTACGGACTCGCTCAAGCCAATTTCGAGATCAATGCGATACAGGGCCTGTTCCTGGCGGCCTTTATTTTTGTCCCGATGTACTTCCGGGAGCGGGTCATTACGATTACCCAGTTTATAAAAACCCGGCTTGGCAACACAGTTGCGCTGATCTATTCCCTCACCAATATATCTCTTTTTTCAACCTTAAGCCTGGGGGTTAGTCTGTTCTGGGGAGGTTATGCTGCCGACCTGGTATTTGCCGACTACCTGTCATTTATCCACGAAGACCGTTTCACGCGCATTTCTATTTTAATCTTTGGGTTGGGATTGTTGTCAGCGATTTATACTTATCTGGGTGGTTTGGGTGCCGTGGTAAGGACTGATATTGTTCAATTTTCCATCTTACTTTCGGGTGGAATAATTTTAATGCTTATTACCATTCATGAATTGGGAGGCTGGTCGCAACTCTACGTGAAGACTGGAGATAAAATGCACCTGCATTTACCTGCGGATCATAAGACGCTTCCCTGGATACATGTTTTTGGAGCCTTTCTTTTAAATATTAACTATTGGTGTGCGAACCAACGGATCGTGCAACGCTCCCTTGCTGCCAGAAGCCTAAAGGACATTCAAATAGGTTTGATGGTGGGCGGGGTCATGAAGTATTTCATGGCCGCAGTTGTCATCATTCCAGGAATCGCGTTGATCGGAATTTTGGGAGAAAACGCCCTGGAAGATCCTGATTCAGGCTTTCCCTATTTGGTAAACACCTACCTTCCGATTGGATTAAAAGGTCTTATATTGTGTGCCCTCTTCGCTTCCATGATGAGTACCGTGGATTCAACCTTCAACTCCCTGGCTACGCTTTGGTCCATCGACATTTATAAACCCTATATCAACAAGTCAGCTACCGATTACCAAGTCGTTCAGGCCGGAAAAAATGCCATTTTGATTTCTTTCATCACCGGATCTTTTATGGGGATAATCCTCCTCTACATCAAACTCAACGACACGGGTGCCGCATTCACACATACCCTTAACGAGCTTCGTTATTATATAAATACAGGGATTGTAGTTCTGATTTGTGCGGCCGTATTCCTGGTTGCACCTAAACCTCGCCTAACCCTGTTTGCTTTTTTTGCAACCGTTCCTCTTAATTTGATCTTCAAAGCCGTTTGGCCGGACATGAATTATTTTGTCCGACCCATGTGGCTCATCCTGATTGGATTTACTGTCATTTACCTGGGCTCCAAGGGAGGTTTTACCAGGGACAAACTCACCTACGAACCTGCGACACCGTTGATAGGAAAATTCGGAATAGGCATGTTGTTTTCGCTCGCTGCGGTTCACATCATTTTTCATTAATCAGACAACATCTAAATCAATATTATGAGCGAAAGTTACAAACCCAGACTGCGTCACTTTGAAACAAAT
Proteins encoded in this region:
- a CDS encoding sodium/solute symporter (Members of the Solute:Sodium Symporter (SSS), TC 2.A.21 as described in tcdb.org, catalyze solute:Na+ symport. Known solutes for members of the family include sugars, amino acids, nucleosides, inositols, vitamins, urea or anions, depending on the system.), which encodes MIDFLIVCLYFVIVFAVAIRGKTSKDVTVEEYYLNSRKLGWFSIAFSTIATNVQGLQWIGYIGSAYLYGLAQANFEINAIQGLFLAAFIFVPMYFRERVITITQFIKTRLGNTVALIYSLTNISLFSTLSLGVSLFWGGYAADLVFADYLSFIHEDRFTRISILIFGLGLLSAIYTYLGGLGAVVRTDIVQFSILLSGGIILMLITIHELGGWSQLYVKTGDKMHLHLPADHKTLPWIHVFGAFLLNINYWCANQRIVQRSLAARSLKDIQIGLMVGGVMKYFMAAVVIIPGIALIGILGENALEDPDSGFPYLVNTYLPIGLKGLILCALFASMMSTVDSTFNSLATLWSIDIYKPYINKSATDYQVVQAGKNAILISFITGSFMGIILLYIKLNDTGAAFTHTLNELRYYINTGIVVLICAAVFLVAPKPRLTLFAFFATVPLNLIFKAVWPDMNYFVRPMWLILIGFTVIYLGSKGGFTRDKLTYEPATPLIGKFGIGMLFSLAAVHIIFH
- a CDS encoding sulfatase, whose protein sequence is MRKFIPLWVMSIFCLLGVAGLEAQKSRSPNIVLILTDDQGWGATSVLMDKDVPASKSDFIKTPHLEKLADRGVIFSQAYAPHPNCSPTRYSIQTGKSPALLQMSDIVGRHSGPFFEGNRMIPPPHVNDIADEEITIAEWIKKHRPNYATAHFGKWHINGGGPEKHGYDASTGETSNREGETKDPNPKRIFSITKTGNEWMEKQVAAKKPFFMQLSHYATHLSYQSRESTLDKAKARKPGERHNNALHAAMAEDLDTGVGMTLAKIKELGIEDNTYVIYIADNGTYPVISPGNVNGPLHGWKATTWEGAIRVPLIIAGPGIKHDRKKDMAVGYDLFPTICDWLRIKSLPEGIEGGSLAKLVSSDPHADVVRPNDFLVFHFPHYQLQKGGQPSTSLHQGNYKLIKFWETGDYHLYDLSKDLDESENLAKVQSNRTVKMSQLLDQYLASIKAGIPTINTQFDPVKDPGKKWDGIKQRLIDEPYFNLE
- a CDS encoding alpha/beta hydrolase-fold protein translates to MRLPHLNTLLVILSFQLLSVASNAQDKTSFSWINPLTQMELNAAPGLSHHTYKSKVIGKEVGYCVFVPPGYDQPENRNHRYPVIYMLHGGRPGDESRFANRMPYILEAINDGNLIPTIVVLNNGGPVSHYNVPGRAEAVGKDLFVNELIPLIDQTFRTIADRKGRALQGYSQGGRATARIGFGHPELFSQLVMGSSGAAAEKRIQDTGGTESENLVFSRGDDMWTYAETYAKHFKETYPVELYLHVGDALDSNYEGNVAYDAFLTRIGLAHDFVVLSNQKHGGTAYVRLHSGIIAFQNYSFEKSLKQ
- a CDS encoding aldo/keto reductase — translated: MNTINNSLRYDAGNFAYGTWRILDQKIPATIEDLAQRLHACLEQGVTTLDTAEIYGGYLVEKAVGKVLKSHQKLREGLKVVTKAGIDVPSAEKPHANLPQYNATGKNLIHCAEKSLRLLGIDAIDLFLVHRPDWLTDPEDTATGLQQLLDDGKVKNVGVSNYTIHQFETLDLLLGGQLATNQVEFSPLKMAPLYDGIFSQCQQKKIRPMVWSPLGGGTLFRDQEGPAKRLRDKVVELSPKYNNATIDALIYAWILAVPSRPTVILGTNKLDRILNGAKGATIDLEREDWYAMWEAAKGQSVP
- a CDS encoding redoxin domain-containing protein: MNTPKTHFFGFLVLIASASMLFAVSSNDLPDGFTTLNIGDQAPGFSLPGTDGKQYSLADFGGTDILVVYFTGTHCPTSHGVMGRMLQFVDDYKDESFSFVAINPNHSSGLRPDEFGHTDYDETFEDSRRYAEDYGWTFPFLFDGDKQLTARAYGCLATPHVLIFDKDRKLRYNGRFDDSRYPEPETVKHPDARNAVEALLMGKPVPVETTRPHGCSTKWKERNAHVVEEEQQWQSIPAIIEEIDAAAVAALRKNGSEKVRLINVWATWCAPCVEEFPDLTAIARKFSRREFELVTISLDQPNQKEKAEEFLGKHRAIMSDKLRKSVEAEGRSTNNYIYTGSGIDALAEALDPDWPGPIPYSVLVDQAGNVLYRKLGKIDPDIVRAEILDTLTRHYIPEGG
- a CDS encoding energy transducer TonB — translated: MNINKENPTIIQSAIPYLGSFGVTAALFLTLPLMQWASERDVVLEQPDLIRYSISAPPTPPPPEEIEKEKEEDEEIELEKEMVKLSLYQINMALNAGSGGMGGTTLNVGSFLPDDGFGDDLIFDVADLDDKPVPIYRIVPKYPAHLKRAAIQGRVFLIFIVDEKGNVGSARVAESPHPDFSESALEAIRTWKFQPGKKDGKPVRTRVRIPLTFAIRR